Proteins encoded together in one Peribacillus asahii window:
- a CDS encoding DUF418 domain-containing protein yields MKELINPIEEKKRLVHVDILRGIAILGIFLVNMSSFHMPILYIDGYDVWTTGSDRLLYMFSDIFAQTSFYPLFAFLFGFGAIILYERSAEKGKSFPVLFSRRMLFLLFIGCIHAFFIWHGDILITYAVLGFVFLLFYKLKGKTLLIVGSLLYMIPAMILSLLMVFTSLFFSEELATEATASYELAEQSQDVYQHGSFIEVTKQRMQDWYYVNNIVGFVMYLFFVFPFFLLGAGFAKLRWLHEPSLHKRKLVVIAIVCFIVGLAIKWLPYVTIYHTGTTLIQDELGGPLLTFAYITGITLLVQKDSVRRLLHPLSYIGKMSMSNYLFQSIVCTLLFYSYGFGLYGEVSYTTSFILIFVIYGVQLLASYIWLKHYRFGPMEYVWRWFTYGKQSAMKRQSEKG; encoded by the coding sequence GTGAAGGAATTGATAAATCCGATTGAGGAGAAAAAGCGTCTTGTTCATGTTGATATTTTAAGGGGAATAGCTATTCTAGGAATCTTTTTAGTTAACATGTCGTCTTTTCATATGCCCATTTTATATATCGATGGATATGATGTTTGGACGACAGGGTCGGACCGCTTGCTGTATATGTTTAGTGATATTTTTGCACAAACAAGTTTTTATCCATTGTTTGCTTTTTTGTTTGGATTTGGGGCTATTATTCTTTATGAACGAAGTGCGGAAAAGGGGAAGTCATTTCCTGTTCTTTTTAGTCGCAGAATGCTTTTCTTACTCTTTATTGGTTGTATTCATGCTTTTTTTATTTGGCATGGCGATATTTTGATTACATATGCGGTACTAGGATTTGTATTTTTATTGTTTTATAAATTGAAAGGCAAGACATTATTAATTGTCGGCTCGCTGCTGTATATGATTCCAGCCATGATTCTAAGTTTGCTTATGGTGTTTACGAGCTTGTTTTTTTCTGAAGAATTAGCAACAGAAGCGACAGCTAGTTATGAATTAGCGGAACAATCGCAGGACGTTTATCAACATGGTTCATTTATCGAGGTTACGAAGCAAAGAATGCAAGATTGGTATTATGTGAATAATATAGTAGGATTCGTCATGTATCTCTTTTTCGTTTTTCCTTTCTTTTTACTTGGAGCGGGTTTTGCTAAGCTGCGTTGGCTGCATGAGCCGTCTCTTCATAAACGAAAGCTTGTCGTTATCGCGATTGTCTGCTTCATTGTCGGTTTAGCTATTAAATGGCTTCCGTATGTAACGATCTATCATACCGGAACGACTCTCATTCAAGATGAACTAGGTGGTCCGCTGCTTACTTTTGCTTATATAACAGGTATTACCTTGCTTGTGCAAAAGGACAGCGTACGTCGATTATTACATCCACTCTCCTATATTGGGAAAATGTCCATGAGCAATTATTTGTTTCAATCGATTGTGTGCACCTTACTGTTTTACTCCTATGGCTTCGGTTTATATGGGGAAGTTTCGTATACAACAAGCTTTATTCTAATCTTTGTTATTTATGGCGTGCAATTGTTAGCAAGCTATATTTGGCTGAAACACTATCGCTTTGGGCCGATGGAATATGTATGGAGATGGTTTACGTATGGCAAACAATCTGCAATGAAAAGGCAGAGCGAAAAGGGATAG
- a CDS encoding spore germination protein, producing the protein MPAIVGVIQVINVSSSGIVHIGDVFKISPYSTAKTFAGAGSFNTGQSISLYNQYSATNINDPDLIDEPVAFNV; encoded by the coding sequence ATGCCTGCAATCGTCGGAGTCATTCAAGTCATTAATGTGTCTAGCAGCGGCATTGTTCATATTGGCGATGTTTTTAAAATTTCTCCTTATTCGACTGCAAAAACATTTGCAGGTGCAGGTTCGTTTAACACCGGACAGTCGATTTCTCTTTATAACCAATATAGCGCAACGAATATAAACGATCCTGATCTAATCGATGAACCTGTTGCATTTAACGTCTAA
- the gerPC gene encoding spore germination protein GerPC, with protein sequence MNNDLYTYSKQMQHYLEAQEKRILQLEQEVKRLTEEISVLKNKPPIHVDRIEYKFDQLKVESLDGTLNIGLNPSDLNNIDEFAVNNQPVSPASFPFPKREQIVKEMTIELMSQLDEMIQATESQVGITLDPTYHDFIKNDVERQLEQRIHMYFDHSLPTERAPHQFEHLKEKVFEKVKSDIQVALMNFITHSKGQTGGNQPNGV encoded by the coding sequence TTGAACAATGATTTATATACCTATTCTAAACAAATGCAACATTACTTAGAAGCTCAAGAGAAACGAATACTGCAACTTGAGCAAGAGGTAAAACGCCTAACTGAAGAAATATCCGTTCTAAAGAATAAGCCACCGATTCATGTCGATCGAATCGAATACAAATTCGATCAATTAAAAGTGGAATCTCTTGATGGAACATTAAATATAGGATTAAATCCGAGTGACTTAAATAATATCGATGAATTTGCCGTTAATAATCAGCCTGTATCACCAGCATCTTTTCCATTTCCAAAAAGGGAGCAGATTGTTAAAGAAATGACTATAGAATTGATGTCACAATTAGATGAAATGATTCAAGCTACAGAATCTCAAGTTGGCATTACACTTGATCCTACGTATCATGATTTCATCAAAAATGATGTCGAACGTCAACTCGAACAACGAATTCATATGTATTTTGACCATAGTTTACCAACTGAACGCGCCCCGCATCAATTTGAACATTTAAAAGAAAAAGTGTTCGAAAAGGTAAAATCAGATATTCAAGTGGCTCTCATGAATTTTATTACCCATTCAAAAGGACAGACAGGAGGAAATCAACCTAATGGAGTTTAA
- a CDS encoding spore germination protein GerPB — protein MIFHIQQTIQINMIKIGGISNSSVFQIGSAGIIKPYSSLANTGGFTEPAPQLQPSGEISLVPL, from the coding sequence ATGATTTTTCATATCCAACAAACGATTCAAATCAATATGATTAAAATTGGCGGTATAAGTAACTCTTCTGTTTTTCAAATCGGTAGTGCCGGCATTATTAAACCATACTCTTCATTAGCCAATACAGGCGGTTTCACAGAGCCCGCACCACAATTACAACCTAGTGGTGAAATTAGCTTAGTTCCACTTTAA
- a CDS encoding spore germination protein GerPE produces the protein MFQRISKSRSLEATSIILGSTLQIGDCSYIDGTVHALAVQRRSEILYERDDDFSDYKIFSRPLTLPIITEPIQMRFNHLCPFIETGNIYINAISTSSVAGLGNVGHIRMKSKIHHTRQLSDTEMKNKPGSTKKAE, from the coding sequence ATGTTTCAACGAATTTCCAAATCCAGATCATTGGAGGCTACTTCTATTATTTTGGGTTCCACTCTACAAATTGGTGACTGCTCTTATATCGACGGGACAGTCCACGCACTTGCTGTTCAGCGAAGAAGCGAGATTCTCTATGAACGCGACGATGATTTTAGTGATTACAAAATTTTTTCGCGCCCCTTGACTCTCCCGATCATCACCGAACCTATTCAAATGCGATTTAATCATCTTTGTCCATTTATTGAAACAGGTAATATTTATATAAACGCTATTTCGACCAGCTCCGTCGCTGGTCTTGGAAACGTAGGACATATACGAATGAAATCAAAAATTCATCATACTCGACAACTTAGTGACACTGAAATGAAAAATAAGCCAGGTTCAACAAAGAAAGCAGAATAA
- a CDS encoding spore gernimation protein GerPD, whose protein sequence is MEFNVVNHQLCVDNININGVAASSLFLIGDVQTVQLSSAFDTPPESLIIKPLALIPKA, encoded by the coding sequence ATGGAGTTTAATGTGGTTAATCATCAATTATGTGTAGACAATATTAATATTAATGGGGTAGCAGCTTCTTCCTTATTTCTTATTGGGGATGTACAAACCGTTCAACTATCTTCCGCTTTCGATACACCACCAGAATCCCTTATTATAAAACCGCTCGCCCTAATACCAAAGGCATAA
- the addA gene encoding helicase-exonuclease AddAB subunit AddA, which translates to MSKTIIPEKPVEVTWTDDQWKAIWAKDQDILVAAAAGSGKTAVLVNRIIQKILSEDDPMDVDELLVVTFTNASAAEMRHRISEALEQAIAQNPSSQHLRKQLSLINRASISTLHSFCLEVIRQYYYEIDIDPGFRIADSTEIELLRDEVMEELFEEHYGRSDNEEFFRLVDAFTSDRSDADLQQIVRSLHDFSRSHPNPNQWLDEAAEMYDLSDDATIEDLPFIHALRFDIALQLDKAKDLLERALDLTKVPGGPAPRVENYRADLEMIAALSQANETSWYTLHEAIQNVSFTTAKRCSGADFIKEIVDEATKHRDKAKKIVKTLQEELFVRKPESYLRDIRELKSYVETLVLLVKQFDAGFFAAKTEKNLVDFSDLEHFCLEILTKELEHGERKPSDVALAYRKQFKEVLVDEYQDVNLVQESILSLVTADGEHSGNMFMVGDVKQSIYRFRLAEPNLFLGKYTRFTHDGQESGLRIDLNQNFRSRTEVLDGTNFLFQQLMGIKVGEIEYDEDAQLKKGAPYPEDQSFPIELYVVDGAPSEDESLSDSSESTAEFESEELEKAQLEARMMAKLIKQAINEKQSIYDPKTKQHRAIQYRDIVILLRSMPWAPQIMEEFKKQGIPVYANLSTGYFEATEVAIMLSLLKVIDNPQQDIPLASVLRSPIVGLDEEQMAKIRTFHSGSYYEALAAFYRQGDVNEQTGLYEQVAAFYQKLVKWRKLAKQESLSDLIWLLYRETRFYDFVGGMPGGKQRQANLRAFYDRARQYESSSFRGLFRFLRFIERMQERGDDLGAARALGEQEDVVRLMTIHSSKGLEFPVVFIAGLSKQFNMMDLRKSYLLDKEFGFAAKYVNPELRITYPSLPQLAFKKKKQLELIAEEMRVLYVALTRAKEKLYLIASVNNAEKSLNSWGSNASHADWLLKDYTRAGAKSYLDWIGPALIRHQDGQRLMEDHVPNRLNEEITFHASQWMISIVRSEELMGVDEEELAEDSWLEQVKQSKKVDSTSEYTRLIEDNLHWSYPQINAATHRSKQSVSELKRRFELADDHSATELIKSFSRPITKRPAFMQEKSLTPAEKGTIVHLVMQHLDITADITVDYIEQLLTDLIQRELLTEEQRVAVDSHIIIQFFQTEIGQRLKKAATVRREVPFMMSLPAHIAYPDWDEGEEEVLVQGVIDCLFEDEQGLVLLDYKTDAITGRFSNGFEGAKDILAERYQTQLQLYKRAVEGILHKKVTKCYLFFFDGAHLLEMEE; encoded by the coding sequence GTGAGTAAAACAATCATTCCTGAGAAGCCAGTGGAGGTGACGTGGACAGACGATCAATGGAAGGCGATTTGGGCGAAAGATCAGGACATATTAGTCGCGGCTGCGGCTGGGTCCGGGAAAACAGCTGTACTAGTCAATCGGATTATCCAAAAAATCCTTTCTGAAGACGATCCAATGGATGTGGATGAATTACTAGTCGTGACATTTACGAATGCGTCCGCTGCTGAAATGCGTCATCGTATTAGTGAAGCGCTTGAACAAGCCATTGCTCAAAATCCTAGTTCACAGCACCTTCGTAAACAGCTAAGCTTAATCAATCGAGCGTCTATTTCTACACTACATTCCTTTTGTTTAGAAGTGATTCGTCAATATTATTACGAAATTGATATTGACCCAGGGTTCCGGATTGCTGATTCTACAGAGATAGAATTGCTTCGGGATGAAGTGATGGAAGAGCTATTTGAAGAGCATTATGGTCGCAGTGATAATGAGGAATTTTTCCGATTAGTGGATGCGTTTACGAGCGACCGAAGCGATGCGGATTTGCAACAAATTGTACGCTCTTTACATGATTTCTCCCGTTCGCATCCGAATCCAAATCAATGGCTGGATGAAGCGGCTGAGATGTATGACCTTTCAGATGATGCGACAATTGAAGATTTACCATTTATCCATGCGTTACGATTTGATATCGCGTTACAATTGGATAAAGCGAAAGATTTATTGGAAAGAGCGTTAGATTTAACAAAGGTGCCAGGGGGTCCGGCACCACGCGTGGAAAATTATCGAGCAGATTTAGAAATGATTGCAGCGTTATCTCAGGCGAATGAAACATCGTGGTATACATTGCATGAGGCGATTCAAAACGTTTCTTTTACAACGGCTAAGCGCTGTTCAGGAGCGGACTTTATAAAAGAAATTGTCGATGAAGCGACGAAGCATCGTGATAAAGCGAAAAAAATCGTGAAAACATTACAAGAAGAATTGTTTGTTCGAAAACCGGAAAGTTATCTTCGTGATATACGAGAACTGAAGAGCTATGTCGAAACATTAGTGTTACTGGTTAAGCAGTTTGATGCTGGTTTTTTTGCAGCGAAAACGGAAAAAAATCTGGTGGATTTCTCCGATTTAGAGCATTTTTGTTTAGAGATTTTAACGAAAGAGCTTGAACATGGTGAAAGAAAACCATCAGACGTTGCGTTAGCTTATCGTAAGCAATTTAAAGAAGTGCTTGTGGATGAGTACCAAGATGTCAACCTCGTTCAAGAATCGATTTTATCGTTAGTGACAGCGGACGGCGAGCACAGTGGAAATATGTTCATGGTGGGTGATGTTAAGCAATCTATCTATCGTTTTCGATTAGCCGAACCAAATCTATTTCTCGGCAAATACACTCGCTTTACTCATGATGGTCAAGAGTCAGGACTGCGGATTGATTTAAATCAGAATTTCCGCAGTCGTACGGAAGTATTAGATGGGACAAACTTTTTATTTCAACAGTTGATGGGAATCAAGGTCGGAGAGATTGAGTATGATGAAGACGCACAATTGAAAAAAGGAGCACCATATCCTGAGGATCAATCGTTTCCTATTGAGTTATATGTCGTAGATGGCGCGCCAAGTGAGGACGAGAGTTTATCAGATTCTTCTGAGTCAACAGCTGAATTCGAGTCGGAAGAATTAGAAAAGGCGCAATTAGAAGCACGTATGATGGCAAAGTTGATTAAACAAGCTATCAATGAAAAACAATCAATCTATGATCCGAAAACGAAGCAGCATCGTGCGATACAATATCGAGATATTGTCATTTTGCTGCGCTCTATGCCATGGGCCCCGCAAATTATGGAGGAATTTAAGAAGCAGGGAATTCCGGTTTATGCGAATTTATCGACCGGCTATTTTGAGGCGACAGAAGTGGCGATTATGCTTTCGTTATTAAAAGTGATTGATAATCCGCAGCAAGATATTCCGCTCGCTTCTGTATTGCGTTCACCGATTGTTGGACTAGATGAAGAGCAAATGGCCAAAATCCGCACGTTCCATTCAGGAAGTTATTATGAAGCACTAGCTGCTTTTTATCGTCAAGGCGATGTGAATGAACAGACAGGCTTATATGAACAAGTGGCTGCCTTTTATCAGAAGCTTGTGAAGTGGAGAAAGCTTGCCAAGCAAGAATCATTGTCAGATTTAATTTGGCTATTATATCGCGAAACGAGATTTTATGATTTTGTTGGGGGCATGCCAGGTGGAAAGCAGCGTCAAGCGAATTTGAGAGCCTTTTATGATCGCGCTAGACAATATGAGTCCAGTTCATTCCGTGGTTTATTCCGTTTTTTACGTTTTATTGAAAGAATGCAAGAGCGCGGTGATGATTTAGGAGCTGCCAGGGCACTTGGAGAACAAGAGGATGTCGTTCGACTGATGACGATTCATTCTTCAAAAGGTTTAGAGTTCCCTGTTGTGTTTATTGCTGGTCTTTCGAAGCAATTTAATATGATGGACTTACGCAAATCCTACTTGTTGGATAAGGAGTTCGGGTTTGCAGCGAAATATGTAAATCCAGAGCTTCGAATTACGTATCCATCGTTACCGCAGCTTGCTTTCAAGAAGAAAAAACAATTAGAGCTGATTGCCGAGGAAATGCGCGTCTTGTATGTGGCTTTAACAAGGGCAAAGGAGAAGCTGTATTTAATTGCAAGCGTCAATAATGCAGAGAAGAGCTTGAACAGTTGGGGGAGCAATGCCTCTCATGCTGACTGGCTTTTAAAGGATTATACTCGCGCAGGGGCGAAAAGCTATCTCGATTGGATTGGACCAGCTCTCATTCGCCATCAAGATGGTCAAAGATTAATGGAGGATCATGTTCCTAACCGTTTGAATGAAGAGATTACTTTTCATGCGTCTCAATGGATGATCTCCATCGTTCGAAGTGAAGAACTGATGGGAGTGGACGAAGAGGAGCTAGCGGAAGATTCATGGCTAGAACAAGTGAAGCAATCTAAGAAAGTAGATAGTACGTCGGAATATACGAGATTGATTGAGGACAATCTACATTGGAGCTATCCGCAAATAAATGCAGCCACTCATCGCTCTAAGCAATCTGTTTCGGAATTGAAACGCAGATTTGAATTAGCTGATGATCATAGTGCGACAGAGTTGATTAAGTCGTTTAGTCGACCGATTACAAAGCGGCCGGCTTTTATGCAAGAAAAGTCATTAACACCAGCTGAAAAAGGAACGATTGTTCATTTAGTCATGCAGCATCTCGATATAACAGCTGACATAACCGTCGACTATATTGAACAATTATTGACGGATTTAATTCAGCGTGAGCTGTTAACCGAAGAACAGCGAGTGGCGGTCGATTCACACATTATTATTCAGTTCTTTCAAACGGAAATTGGTCAGCGATTGAAAAAGGCGGCTACTGTACGTCGAGAAGTGCCTTTTATGATGTCGTTACCTGCTCATATTGCGTATCCTGATTGGGATGAAGGAGAAGAAGAGGTACTCGTCCAAGGTGTCATTGATTGTTTATTTGAAGATGAACAAGGGCTTGTGCTGTTAGATTATAAAACAGATGCCATTACCGGCCGTTTTTCAAATGGATTTGAGGGAGCTAAAGACATTCTTGCCGAACGCTATCAAACACAGCTTCAATTATATAAAAGGGCAGTCGAAGGAATTTTGCATAAAAAAGTAACAAAGTGTTATTTATTTTTCTTTGATGGTGCACATTTATTAGAGATGGAAGAGTGA
- a CDS encoding MOSC domain-containing protein: protein MKVVALNIGKPITVEYNGKALTTGIFKTPSLEPVFLRKLNFEGDGQADLVNHGGEDKAVCAYPYEHYAYWEQTINKDLGSSAFGENLTLQGMLERDIHIGDIYQVGEAVVQVSQPREPCFKVAKKHGVSDLALQVQNTGYTGYYFRVLQEGWVQPNSEVELIEKDGNQISIQFANNIMHHDKSNKEAIQQILAVEALSDSWRKTFHKRLAGIETDIK, encoded by the coding sequence ATGAAAGTTGTTGCACTCAATATTGGGAAACCAATAACGGTAGAATATAACGGGAAAGCATTAACAACAGGCATATTTAAAACGCCAAGCCTTGAACCAGTTTTTCTTAGGAAGCTCAATTTTGAAGGAGATGGACAGGCTGATTTGGTGAATCACGGCGGAGAGGATAAAGCTGTTTGTGCTTATCCGTACGAGCATTATGCTTATTGGGAACAAACAATAAACAAGGACCTGGGAAGTAGCGCGTTTGGAGAAAACCTTACGCTGCAAGGGATGTTAGAACGGGATATACATATAGGAGATATTTATCAAGTAGGAGAAGCAGTTGTTCAGGTGAGTCAGCCGAGAGAACCTTGCTTTAAAGTCGCGAAGAAACATGGGGTGTCTGATTTAGCTCTACAAGTTCAAAATACGGGTTACACAGGCTATTACTTTAGAGTGTTACAAGAAGGATGGGTTCAACCAAATTCCGAAGTTGAATTAATCGAGAAAGATGGTAATCAAATATCGATTCAGTTTGCTAATAACATTATGCACCATGATAAAAGCAATAAAGAAGCGATCCAACAAATTTTAGCGGTTGAGGCACTTTCCGACAGCTGGAGAAAGACGTTTCATAAACGTTTAGCAGGGATAGAAACAGATATAAAGTGA
- a CDS encoding spore germination protein yields MPAITGPIQISHMGSGTLQFGDAAVISPKSASKTITGSGASNTGAIIATVSAINGTNVLDVNGVDQPIAGNN; encoded by the coding sequence ATGCCTGCAATTACAGGTCCTATTCAAATTTCTCATATGGGCTCAGGAACTCTGCAATTTGGAGACGCCGCAGTAATTTCTCCAAAATCGGCCTCTAAAACAATAACCGGCTCTGGTGCCTCTAATACTGGAGCAATCATTGCCACAGTTAGCGCGATTAACGGAACCAACGTTCTCGATGTTAACGGTGTTGACCAACCAATTGCCGGAAATAATTAA